TGTTGGGAAGCGTAGTCCACGACTGAAGCTCGGAGTTATACATCTCCGCAACGTCACTGATCTTTCCTAAAGAGTCACACCCACCAGCGAAGATAGCGATCTCTCCTAAACTCGCCGAGCCAAACAAACACCTCGGAGAGTTCATCCTCTCACCGGGAGACCAAGAGTTAGTCAAGAGACTGTATCTATACACAACGTGGGAAGAGTCGTCATCTTTGCCTAAGACGAGCAAATCTGTTCCGACAGCGAGAGACTCTTTGTCCGCACACATGAAAGTGACACCCGAAGGCATCGTCGGCAGGTTCATCCAACGTCTTTCGACGGGGTCGAAAGCGACCCACTCCAAGAGCTGGCAGGAGAAGTAAACCCAGTGCTCGACTATCATGTTCTGTCTCCTGAGTCGGTATATGTCTCCGGAGTTAACCAGAGACCGGAAACTCCGGTTTAGGGAGGCGATTGAGGGGTAATCGGACCGGGAGCAACGGAGCAGACAGCTTATCGAGTTGTCTCTGCCGATGTCGTTGATTAGTGAATCGCCATCGCCATGTTGTTGTTGGTGAATTGAGAATCTCGTGAGTTTGAGAGATTTGCTTTGTCTgagctcatcatcatcatcgaaaGCTCTTTTGGCGTTTCTGAGGTTAGAGGCAGAGGAATCTTCTTCCTCAGATGGATGCATGTAAAGCCACTTGGATTCTGAGAGACGAGAAGATGAGAAAACCCTCGCTAACAGATACGTCCGATCTTCCACCATCTTCAATCACTAAATCACACCAATGCAGAGAGAAACAGAGTACTCAGATTCGATTTAAAGTGTTCTCATTTTCGTTAAATCACGATTATATCGATTCAGAAACACCGATCCAGCCACCAAATAACAAAACCCAGAAATAAAAATGTCAGCTTTCAATAGTCGGATTTTTCCAATTTCGAAACCCAATTCACccagaaatgaaaaaaaaataaaaaatcaaaccgTGGGGATGGCTGATCTCGATCTGGGTAAGATTcctagaagaagagagaaaaaaaaggaagagaaagagaagagattATATATTAACAAGGGAGAGGTACTTACGGATTGAATTTGATTGGATTAacgaaagaagaaagaaataaaagtttataagtTTTCTGTTTCCGTTTctgtcgtctctctctctcgtcgAATCGGAGTGAAGAAGCGGTATGAGTCTTTTTGGAGCTCAAATTCAACTTTCTCTCTTTATCCCTCTCTTTaacgtttctctctctctctctctcctctttgtTTAAATTATTCTTTGGGTTAAAATGATGAAAATGTATTTGTTAATCTCactaatttaaataaatcttttttctttctacATATAGAGAGTCCAAATAATTTTAGAtaagttttctctctttttttttccacacTTGCTAACGTATTAAAATCAAGAAATTGAAACTGATTCTAGTTTTGTTTTCTAGTGTTCAGTATAAATGTTCTAAAAGTTTCAGTACTTtacctgtttttttttcatctggTCAAAGGATGTTAAATTGCTTTGTAATATGCACgtcataaattttttaaaaattatcatatATCTGCATACACTTCTCCATATTCTGTTTCTCTACAAATAAAGAGTTGctcagttttatattatttcaaataaataCTCTATTGTCATCTcacaatttttatatatgatttatttatatataaggtacattttcaatttttcatcTTAACAGAGTACCAATGTACTCTAAACTAAATTCTCTTTCAAACAATTCCATTTGTACTATCACAGAAAAATGTCATTTGAACTATCTCACCCGCACTATTCTAGGCCAGATATATTAGTGGTATATGAATTGAAGGAAAAATTCCATTAGTTTCGtttgattttattttcagtGGAATATAGTAGTGGTATATGAATTGAAGGAAAACCTTTTTTTATCAACTTGAACTGGAGGACAAATAAAGGACTTTATTATATGCATTCCGAACAGTTTTTTTGTTAGGAATATAATGCTTCTTTTTCACcgaatataataatttttttatgtttttcgaatatatatatatatagcttcaatatggtaaaataaaagaataaaagttattcttgggttcatccactagggtgaacctctaggttcaccagccaataggatttcattatttcaatttcgatatcttttaaaaaaggaaacaaaatattatcaagttatattatgttttgaaaattaaaaaagttaaaaaaaaatagcagctacagaaaaaaaaattaaaaaaatctttttaacgtcgtcagcaaaacactaaaccctaaatcctaatccttaaactctaaatcttaaactctaaacgcttgggtaaaccctaaacccttgggtaaactctaaacctttaggtaaaccctaaacccttggataaatcctaaactctaaataaaaacactaaaccctaaaactctaaaccctaaaactctaaacccgaaatcctaaaccctaaacccttgagtgttttagtgtttagtgattttgatttagagtttaagatttatcctagagtttaagatttatcctagagtttagggtttacccaagggtttagggtttaggatttaaggtctagggattaggatttagggtttaatgttttgctgacgacgttaaaaaattttttttttgtaattactactatttttatttatttctttttatcttttaattttaaaaagataatataatttgacaatattttatttttttttttaaaagatatcgaatataaaataacacaatCATATCGAATAAGAATAAGTCAAAGAATAATACTAGTACTTATATACTACAATAAAAACTGTACGAGAAAGTATGTAGGGAGTAGTAGTATAACAGAAGAGCTGAACAGAAAAATTAGGAATACGAGAAAGCTGTCGACAAAGTAAATCTAGGTTCTCGGAGCACGTGGGAGTATGTTTTTGCGCTTAGACCATGAAATTAGTGTATTTATGCGCAAAAACATGAATATTACCGagattttttttgggaaaattgttttctcagaagaaaaaaatgataactatgccTTGATTGGTAGAGCATTAGCATTAACATTATGTTCTACATTATCCTATCAATAATTGTTAAAAAGCATTTAAGAAGCATTTACTAAATGCTAATACTCTCTCGCAAATGCTTTCGTATGAAACTTTTAGAAGAGcatttgcatttataatttataaaattaagaaaaatatataattaattcatttattttatttaataatatcatacaattatttttatatccaaaaataaaattttgatttcgaaaattaatttacaataaaatatttttttaatagtatttcacatttaaaatataattaaatttattttaaatgtgaaaaatattttcaaaaatagatattttaattataaatttttttgaaaataatattttttgacataaatataattttttattattaaataaaataattaattatatatctttttaattttatatgtttacatatatatattataaatatattcactaaaaataaatatattatatattatatactaatttttataataattttatatagcaTATTCATGCTGCTATACCAATCAtcctattaaataatttagcaAAAGCATACTGGTTCTGCAGCATACTGCTTCTGCAGCATACTGCTACTGCTAATGTTAATGCTTTACCAATCAATGCCATTATCTCTTTAGACTAATCTCATATATTTTATGTCTCATTAggctaattattttttaaatggcAATAATgcttttaaaattgtaatttgtaaatataataaataatgggTTCGATCaagcgggatcgatcgatccgaaaTTACAAGGTCggacggatcgatcgatcctgaTCATTATGCAGAACAAAAAAACGCTGGACATATACTGATCGAACTCGTCCATTTCACTCGATTGGCAAAGGTCGATTTcatacagatcgaccgatctcgaaTTATAGACCGATCAATCTGTGGAAGCATAGATATGAATCATGGTAGAAATAATGtcaaaattttgtgaacaatcaatggaatatagaagACGGCGTGAGAAAAAGGttaccactttttttttgtttttttgttttttttttaaattgtttttttcaaaatatgaaagtgaatattcccaaatattttgtttccatatttttaggaactgatttcttatccgtagaatacatctaatatgtagaaatcggtttatacaggtttttagaattatagtaatgtgtagattttgatttctacatgtgttagatttacagtaaatctctagaagtcggtttctacgtgttttggatttataataatgtgtagattttaatttctaaagattttaaatttgtagGTTAAGCACGGAATGTGAATActcttatttacgtagatcacataTTCTAAATATTGTagtttcaatgaaaaaatagatttcgtttcgtagaatgtcatttctactttatttagaagagaatctgaaaattatgatttaaacattttttagaacgtaaaaaaataccactaagttcatatatgtattttatcaatagttactattttccattttttttttgtaaaactatttattaaatttattttcaaaaatattaaagggtattatagGCAAAAATGACACGAAATAGATATTAGTCTAAaatgacatagttatcatttttttgcttttaaaaaaaacaattttccttttttttttacaacccTAATCGCATAAAAAATCATGAAAGTGTTATCTACCGACACTTTAAACTCTCAAATTTTTTGGCTAACACTTTTTATCTTCAAATTGACATTTGTATCATAAAAAACCTTCAACCTAAAAAATTACATGTTAAACAGGTAAAGCCGAAGAGGTATCGGGGTGTCGggttttttccaaaacaataactatttaattaataaaataaataaaaattcagaaaattaaagaaaaaattagaaaactaaataaaaattcagtaaatcaaataaaaataaataaaaattcataaaattaaattaaagtgcataaaagatttttttaaaattaatttaaaattcacaaaaattagaaaattcaataattcaaaatataattttttttaaaaaaaatctaaaataattacaagagtttttttaaatgacataTCATCGTTGACACTAAAAGTTTCAAACATATCACTATTGACGATGATGCTGTTTCACATAACCATTAACAATGATGGTTTTTGACATATCTTCAATGATAGTTTTGACATCTTTGTTGAAAATAATAACGacatatctaaaaaaatattttgaatttttgtgaatattgttttttaaaagataatcttgtattttttaaaaaataatcttgtaattttttaaaggaaaaaagatat
This region of Brassica napus cultivar Da-Ae chromosome C5, Da-Ae, whole genome shotgun sequence genomic DNA includes:
- the LOC106430938 gene encoding F-box/kelch-repeat protein SKIP11, which codes for MVEDRTYLLARVFSSSRLSESKWLYMHPSEEEDSSASNLRNAKRAFDDDDELRQSKSLKLTRFSIHQQQHGDGDSLINDIGRDNSISCLLRCSRSDYPSIASLNRSFRSLVNSGDIYRLRRQNMIVEHWVYFSCQLLEWVAFDPVERRWMNLPTMPSGVTFMCADKESLAVGTDLLVLGKDDDSSHVVYRYSLLTNSWSPGERMNSPRCLFGSASLGEIAIFAGGCDSLGKISDVAEMYNSELQSWTTLPNMNKPRKMCSGVFMDGKFYVIGGVGGGEEYDLATKKWTEIPEMSPPRSRETPASAEAPPLVAVVNNQLYAADHAGMEVRKYDKESKRWFTLGRLPERAGSVNGWGLAFRACGERLIVIGGPRSSGGGFIELNSWVPSNDRSPPVWTLLDRKHSSNFVYNCAVMGC